One window from the genome of Ovis canadensis isolate MfBH-ARS-UI-01 breed Bighorn chromosome 21, ARS-UI_OviCan_v2, whole genome shotgun sequence encodes:
- the SCGB2A2 gene encoding mammaglobin-A, translating to MKLVTVLMLVALPLYCYAGSSGCSLLDNVIDKAVDPTVSKDEYRAYLKDFLHTENEENAVDELKQCFLQQSNETLANFKQMLEVMYNSIYCKAF from the exons ATGAAGCTGGTGACGGTCCTCATGCTGGTCGCCCTCCCCCTGTACTGCTATGCAG GGTCTTCTGGCTGCTCCCTTCTTGACAATGTGATCGATAAAGCAGTTGATCCCACTGTGTCCAAGGATGAATACAGAGCATATCTTAAAGATTTCCTACACACTGAAAATGAGGAAAATGCTGTAGATGAATTAAAGCAATGTTTTCTCCAGCAGTCAAATGAAACTCTGGCCAATTtcaaacagatgttg gaaGTCATGTACAACAGTATATACTGTAAAGCATTCTAA